In the Solibacillus sp. FSL K6-1523 genome, one interval contains:
- a CDS encoding amidohydrolase — MGLAKILVNYKEQLHGNVLFVFQHAEEKPPGGAKEMIAQNILDEVDYVFAAHLDSSLPVGKIAVGSGYKLAAVDYFNIALQGQGGHGASPHEAKDALVVGAELVGSLQKIVSRTVNPLKSAVVSIGQFHSGTAFNVIAETATIEGTVRTYEESVRHDVKQRIENITKGIALAHNVNFEIDYLLGYPALFNDEEQTKIVRTALAKQLLKANIVEMNPSMGAEDFAYFLKERPGTFIKVGSRNEQIETQFAHHHGSFDIDERALKNIQKAFLVIVDEYLL, encoded by the coding sequence TTGGGCTTAGCAAAAATACTAGTAAATTATAAAGAGCAATTACACGGCAATGTTTTGTTTGTATTCCAGCATGCTGAGGAAAAGCCGCCTGGTGGAGCAAAAGAAATGATTGCACAAAATATTTTAGATGAAGTGGATTACGTCTTTGCAGCCCATTTAGATTCTTCACTACCCGTAGGCAAAATTGCGGTTGGTTCGGGCTATAAACTAGCTGCAGTGGATTATTTTAATATAGCACTCCAAGGCCAAGGTGGACACGGAGCTAGTCCACATGAAGCAAAAGATGCTCTCGTTGTTGGAGCGGAACTTGTTGGGAGTTTACAAAAGATTGTAAGCCGTACAGTGAACCCATTAAAATCAGCGGTTGTGTCTATCGGACAATTCCATTCGGGCACGGCATTTAATGTGATTGCTGAAACAGCTACAATCGAAGGGACTGTCCGCACATATGAAGAATCAGTTCGTCATGATGTAAAACAACGTATTGAAAATATTACAAAAGGAATTGCACTTGCTCATAATGTAAATTTTGAAATCGACTATTTACTCGGGTATCCAGCCTTATTTAATGATGAAGAGCAAACGAAAATTGTACGAACAGCATTAGCTAAACAGCTTCTTAAAGCGAACATTGTAGAAATGAATCCTTCAATGGGTGCCGAAGATTTTGCTTATTTCTTAAAGGAAAGACCGGGCACATTCATTAAGGTGGGCTCTAGAAATGAACAGATTGAAACGCAATTTGCGCATCATCATGGCAGCTTTGATATTGATGAACGTGCATTGAAAAATATTCAAAAGGCTTTTTTAGTTATTGTTGATGAATACTTACTTTAA
- a CDS encoding RNA polymerase sigma factor, whose amino-acid sequence MDFEQIYEQHFGKIYQYIRYMVTNAELAEDLTQETFLRVYKNAFRHEASITTYIRQIARNIVYDHYRKKALIQWLPFTKSHEQEEMTYVPHDWIVQSENRRVLYEALHKLKPIQREVLIYRKIEELSIQETCEIMGIPAMKVANTQRSAMKALEQFLGGERDGY is encoded by the coding sequence ATGGACTTTGAGCAAATATATGAGCAGCATTTCGGGAAAATATACCAATACATACGCTATATGGTGACGAATGCCGAGTTGGCGGAGGATTTGACGCAGGAAACATTTCTCCGAGTGTATAAAAATGCGTTTCGTCATGAGGCAAGCATTACAACTTATATTCGCCAAATTGCTCGTAACATTGTGTATGACCATTATCGTAAAAAAGCGTTAATTCAGTGGTTACCGTTTACAAAATCACATGAGCAGGAGGAAATGACTTATGTGCCTCATGATTGGATTGTGCAGTCGGAAAACAGAAGAGTATTGTATGAGGCGTTGCATAAATTGAAGCCCATTCAGCGAGAAGTATTAATTTACCGAAAAATTGAGGAATTATCTATTCAAGAAACATGTGAAATTATGGGCATCCCTGCGATGAAAGTGGCGAACACGCAGCGCAGTGCAATGAAAGCATTGGAGCAATTTTTGGGAGGTGAGCGAGATGGATATTGA
- a CDS encoding GNAT family N-acetyltransferase gives MNLTFSLIYNPGIIEKESNNFSHLAFMEVPEMYDGNFIKWKEMPTLVMLKQVENYMKETHLARGQKHVKFVFPQDKKIPDALVAYLMEQRYDIGLLEMYAIDPKTFPTDVSSSAHVQFITEETLEAYCNIHYEEAKQWGESYALSKRELLKKDFRDQCKQQIIALVDGEIIGSVDIVVHEQTAEIDNFFVLPAFQRQGIGSKIQQFVMQQYADKTVILVADGEDTPKDMYVKQGYHFIGFQYNALKAEIK, from the coding sequence ATGAACTTAACATTTAGCCTTATTTATAACCCGGGGATCATTGAAAAAGAGTCCAATAATTTCAGTCATCTTGCATTTATGGAGGTGCCAGAAATGTATGATGGCAATTTTATTAAGTGGAAAGAAATGCCGACGCTCGTAATGCTCAAGCAGGTGGAAAATTATATGAAGGAAACGCATCTCGCGCGTGGGCAAAAGCATGTGAAATTTGTTTTTCCGCAAGACAAAAAAATTCCAGATGCACTTGTAGCGTATTTAATGGAGCAGCGGTATGATATTGGTTTATTGGAAATGTATGCAATTGATCCGAAAACATTTCCGACAGATGTAAGTAGCTCGGCACACGTCCAATTTATTACAGAGGAAACTTTGGAAGCATACTGTAATATTCATTATGAGGAAGCAAAGCAATGGGGCGAGTCGTATGCGTTGTCGAAGCGAGAGTTATTGAAAAAGGATTTCCGCGACCAATGTAAACAGCAAATTATCGCGCTTGTGGATGGTGAAATCATCGGCTCAGTCGATATCGTTGTACATGAGCAAACCGCGGAAATTGATAACTTTTTTGTGTTGCCAGCATTTCAACGACAAGGAATTGGATCGAAAATTCAGCAGTTCGTTATGCAGCAATATGCAGATAAGACGGTTATTTTAGTAGCGGACGGAGAAGACACACCAAAGGATATGTATGTGAAGCAAGGTTATCATTTTATCGGATTTCAATACAATGCACTGAAGGCGGAAATTAAATAG
- a CDS encoding GrpB family protein translates to MGKTEVIAWTEEWKNLYNLEEVILKEVLKEELLDIFHIGSTSIRTIGYAKPIIDMLIVVTNINQVDFYINEMVAMGYEPKGENGIAGRRYFTKGKESRTHHLHIYQIGNEHINNHIYFKEYLLNNHSEAKKYGDLKLSLAKQFPNEHLKYQEGKQQFINELVSKAKKWGMQNRNFCER, encoded by the coding sequence TTGGGAAAAACAGAAGTTATAGCTTGGACGGAAGAATGGAAGAATTTATACAATTTAGAGGAAGTAATATTGAAAGAAGTATTAAAAGAAGAATTATTGGATATTTTTCATATTGGAAGTACATCTATACGAACAATAGGCTATGCAAAACCTATAATTGATATGTTAATTGTTGTAACAAATATTAATCAAGTGGATTTTTATATAAATGAAATGGTAGCAATGGGTTACGAGCCAAAAGGTGAAAATGGGATTGCTGGAAGAAGATACTTTACTAAAGGGAAAGAATCTAGAACGCATCATCTACATATTTATCAGATTGGAAATGAACATATCAACAATCATATATATTTTAAAGAATACTTATTAAATAACCACTCAGAAGCTAAAAAGTATGGGGATTTAAAATTAAGTTTAGCAAAGCAGTTTCCTAATGAACATCTGAAATATCAAGAAGGGAAACAACAGTTCATCAATGAATTAGTTTCTAAAGCAAAAAAATGGGGGATGCAGAACAGAAATTTTTGCGAGAGATAA
- the aspA gene encoding aspartate ammonia-lyase encodes MSTRIEKDFLGTLEIPKDAYYGVQTKRAMENFPITNMTMHPELVRALAVVKKSSALANLAIGQLDEKIANAIAQASDDIIEGRYHDQFLVDPIQGGAGTSMNMNANEVIANRALEIIGEEKGSYSIISPNSHVNMAQSTNDAFPTAIHIATVATLNKLITAMENMRESFLKKATEFDSIVKMGRTHLQDAVPIRLGQEFGAYAAVIARDIQRVKNARQTMLEINIGATAIGTGLNADPAYMTQAVKNIVEYSGFPFTKVDNLVDGTQNTDSYTEVSAMLKIAMANISKIANDLRLMASGPKTGFSEIRLPERQPGSSIMPGKVNPVMPEVINQIAFQVMGNDVTISMASEAGQFELNVMEPVLVHNLLQSIEIMTNGFTVFTTHCLDHIEANEGRLHDYVESSIGVVTALAPHLGYERSSQIAREALHSGKSVRELCLEYKYFTVEQLNIILNPFELTQPGIAGEKGLASLK; translated from the coding sequence ATGAGTACACGTATTGAAAAAGACTTTTTAGGCACATTAGAAATTCCAAAGGACGCATATTATGGCGTGCAAACTAAACGAGCAATGGAAAACTTCCCAATTACGAACATGACGATGCATCCTGAATTAGTGCGTGCATTAGCGGTTGTGAAAAAAAGCTCGGCACTTGCCAATTTAGCGATTGGCCAATTAGATGAGAAAATTGCCAATGCAATCGCGCAAGCTTCTGATGATATTATAGAAGGTCGATACCATGATCAGTTCCTAGTTGATCCAATTCAAGGTGGCGCTGGTACTTCAATGAACATGAATGCCAATGAAGTCATTGCGAACCGCGCATTAGAAATTATTGGTGAAGAAAAAGGTTCTTATTCGATTATTAGTCCGAACAGCCACGTAAATATGGCACAATCAACAAATGACGCGTTCCCAACAGCGATTCATATCGCAACAGTGGCAACATTAAATAAATTAATTACGGCAATGGAAAACATGAGAGAAAGCTTCTTAAAAAAGGCTACTGAATTTGATTCTATCGTGAAAATGGGTCGTACACACTTACAAGATGCTGTTCCAATTCGTCTTGGACAAGAGTTCGGCGCTTATGCAGCAGTAATTGCACGTGATATCCAACGTGTGAAAAACGCTAGACAAACGATGTTAGAAATCAATATCGGTGCAACTGCGATTGGAACAGGCTTAAATGCCGATCCAGCATATATGACACAAGCCGTGAAAAATATTGTTGAATATAGTGGATTCCCATTCACTAAAGTAGATAACTTAGTTGACGGTACGCAAAATACCGATTCATATACAGAAGTTTCAGCGATGTTAAAAATCGCGATGGCGAACATTTCGAAAATTGCCAATGACTTACGTTTAATGGCTTCAGGTCCGAAAACAGGCTTCAGCGAAATTCGTTTACCAGAGCGCCAACCAGGTTCTTCAATTATGCCAGGTAAAGTAAACCCAGTTATGCCAGAAGTTATTAACCAAATCGCTTTCCAAGTAATGGGTAATGACGTAACGATTTCTATGGCATCTGAAGCTGGTCAATTCGAGTTAAACGTAATGGAACCAGTATTAGTACACAACTTATTACAATCAATTGAAATTATGACAAATGGTTTCACTGTATTTACGACACACTGCTTAGATCATATCGAAGCAAATGAAGGTCGTTTGCATGACTATGTGGAAAGTTCAATAGGTGTTGTTACGGCTTTAGCACCACATTTAGGCTACGAGCGTTCAAGCCAAATTGCCCGCGAAGCATTACATAGCGGCAAATCTGTTCGTGAGTTATGCCTAGAATACAAATACTTCACAGTAGAGCAATTAAACATCATTTTAAATCCATTCGAGCTAACACAACCAGGTATTGCTGGTGAAAAAGGTTTAGCTTCACTTAAATAA
- a CDS encoding trypsin-like peptidase domain-containing protein — protein MKCLKCSQQNEDSSKFCSNCGGPLQLVSKKGIPVWFWVTSLVCCLVLGGSSYALLDYYFENKQKSETAFSETASDAENVQQVSIETIEQKQLEVKQETDRVALIKEVQQKVFTVITSYGAGSGFLYKRGGYVITNAHVVEGEVDVIVRNSKGKESEATIIGISDKYDIALLFVKDYANVEPLAVESKESSVGVEVIALGTPRGFENSASIGYITGIGRNMNFENFIYKKIYQVDAQIDQGSSGGPLVDAKTGKVVGINSLVYTSETATNFAFSIPLYSMLEQFDAWAANPLTSTQVLQVAGVYDNYMPETTVSYDSALEAAGQYIQSFRMYYENALNEGDFYWIADMLQGGSKAYIELEDYVNDIAGQGHTFDFIDNIVLDVTYENGKYIVQMNEKFDFYSANGEYEYFDRYKTYTITKDNNGVYKISFINIH, from the coding sequence GTGAAATGTTTAAAATGTTCACAGCAAAATGAGGACAGTAGTAAGTTTTGCTCAAATTGTGGAGGTCCCTTGCAACTGGTTTCGAAAAAGGGGATCCCTGTATGGTTTTGGGTAACATCGCTCGTATGCTGTTTAGTACTTGGTGGTAGTAGTTATGCGCTGTTAGATTATTACTTTGAAAACAAACAAAAAAGCGAGACAGCGTTTTCAGAAACGGCAAGTGATGCGGAAAATGTGCAGCAAGTATCGATCGAAACAATTGAGCAAAAGCAATTGGAAGTAAAACAAGAAACAGACCGAGTGGCACTCATTAAGGAAGTGCAACAAAAAGTGTTTACAGTCATTACTTCATACGGTGCAGGATCAGGCTTTCTTTACAAAAGAGGTGGGTATGTCATTACGAATGCGCATGTTGTGGAAGGTGAAGTAGATGTCATTGTTCGCAATTCAAAAGGGAAAGAGTCTGAAGCGACCATTATAGGCATATCTGACAAGTATGATATTGCACTACTTTTTGTGAAAGATTATGCAAATGTCGAACCGCTCGCTGTTGAATCGAAAGAATCTTCTGTTGGGGTAGAGGTCATTGCTTTAGGGACTCCGCGAGGCTTTGAAAATAGTGCTTCGATAGGTTATATTACAGGCATTGGACGCAATATGAATTTTGAAAACTTTATTTATAAGAAAATCTATCAAGTAGATGCACAAATCGACCAAGGGAGCAGTGGCGGTCCGTTAGTTGATGCAAAAACGGGGAAAGTAGTCGGAATAAATTCACTTGTTTACACGAGTGAAACAGCAACGAATTTTGCATTTAGTATCCCTTTGTATAGCATGCTTGAACAATTTGATGCATGGGCAGCGAATCCACTCACTTCGACTCAGGTTTTACAAGTAGCAGGTGTTTACGATAATTATATGCCTGAAACAACAGTATCATATGATTCAGCTCTAGAGGCAGCTGGACAATATATTCAATCATTCCGCATGTATTATGAAAATGCTTTAAACGAAGGCGATTTTTATTGGATCGCTGACATGTTACAAGGTGGTAGTAAAGCATATATCGAACTTGAAGACTATGTAAATGATATTGCGGGTCAGGGGCATACTTTTGATTTCATTGATAATATTGTGTTAGACGTGACCTATGAAAATGGAAAATATATTGTTCAAATGAATGAAAAATTTGACTTTTATAGTGCAAATGGCGAGTATGAGTATTTTGATCGCTATAAAACATATACAATCACAAAAGACAATAACGGGGTATATAAAATATCGTTCATTAATATTCATTAG
- a CDS encoding DegV family protein: MRKIILSTESGADLPKDLANKHNVHVVPMHVIMEGRDYSDGHLPVQDIYDYYDRTKKIPSTSATNVHEYHELFTKIRADFPDSIIIHVGYTSKASASFQNALIAAEDFQDLYLIDALNVTGGLTAIVMYAVNLLEKEPTISPDLLIEKIEAKVPKSRLAFIPGSLDFLKAGGRVSNLAYLGGALLKIKPCIELVEGKLVSTRKYRGEMSTVAEKLMHDYLNQYDIDRNQIYLMYSIGLSETIKQQMTVVAQENGFKNILWIQAGAMISTHSGPGGFGIAGLEV, encoded by the coding sequence ATGAGGAAAATTATTTTATCGACTGAGAGCGGAGCCGATTTGCCGAAAGATTTAGCAAACAAACATAATGTACATGTCGTACCGATGCACGTAATTATGGAGGGGCGGGATTATTCAGATGGACATCTGCCTGTACAAGATATTTATGATTATTATGATCGCACAAAAAAGATTCCGTCTACATCTGCTACAAATGTCCATGAGTATCATGAACTTTTCACGAAAATTAGAGCCGATTTCCCTGATAGTATCATTATCCATGTTGGTTATACGTCAAAGGCATCTGCTTCTTTTCAAAATGCGTTAATTGCAGCAGAAGATTTTCAGGACCTTTATTTAATCGACGCTTTGAACGTTACAGGTGGATTAACTGCAATCGTGATGTACGCTGTTAACTTGCTAGAAAAAGAGCCTACCATTTCTCCTGACCTACTTATAGAAAAAATCGAAGCCAAAGTTCCGAAATCTAGGCTTGCTTTCATTCCTGGTAGCTTGGACTTTTTAAAAGCAGGTGGGCGAGTAAGTAATTTAGCTTATCTCGGAGGTGCTTTGTTGAAAATCAAACCATGCATTGAGTTAGTAGAAGGAAAGCTTGTTTCAACTAGAAAATATCGTGGAGAAATGAGCACTGTTGCAGAAAAATTAATGCATGATTATTTAAATCAATATGACATTGACAGAAATCAAATTTATTTGATGTATTCAATCGGACTTAGTGAAACGATTAAGCAACAAATGACTGTAGTTGCGCAAGAAAATGGATTCAAAAATATATTGTGGATTCAAGCGGGTGCTATGATTTCTACCCATTCTGGTCCCGGGGGATTTGGGATTGCTGGGTTAGAGGTTTAA
- a CDS encoding DNA primase, with protein MIRSVGAGSTGLSNQTRRKTPQEQTMSFPKVGDGAISLDKKEIQETAPGKAPLMVGVKAKAELKSIFDEENGVVKLNADGDSLEVSKRAISIAKEKLFY; from the coding sequence ATGATCCGTTCCGTTGGGGCAGGTAGCACAGGACTTAGCAATCAAACGCGCCGCAAAACTCCGCAAGAGCAAACGATGTCATTTCCAAAAGTAGGAGATGGCGCGATTTCGCTGGATAAAAAGGAAATACAAGAAACCGCACCGGGCAAGGCACCACTAATGGTAGGTGTCAAAGCAAAGGCTGAACTCAAATCCATTTTTGATGAGGAAAATGGTGTCGTCAAATTAAATGCAGATGGTGACAGCTTAGAAGTAAGTAAGCGCGCCATTTCAATCGCTAAGGAAAAATTGTTTTATTAA
- a CDS encoding reverse transcriptase-like protein: MKLSIEWHYVTKKNQQTIFTSEPLAAAHVYTLVDDMQKTGRVKQVILTDEHDSTWTMKELKKYLTEMETEPHDVTVYFDGGFNREERLAGLGAVIYFQQNSKNYRLRVNQQADYLVSNNEAEYAALYFALDLFDELGVHHQEVAIYGDSQVVIKELNGEWAVTDNVLSKWADRIEHKLEQLGITPVYTHIDRAKNDEADQLANQALAGTAIHAQKEIRKR, from the coding sequence TTGAAATTATCCATTGAATGGCATTATGTAACGAAGAAAAACCAGCAAACGATTTTTACGAGTGAGCCGTTAGCTGCTGCCCATGTGTATACGCTTGTTGACGATATGCAAAAAACAGGTCGGGTCAAACAAGTGATTTTAACAGACGAACATGATAGTACGTGGACAATGAAGGAATTGAAAAAATATTTAACCGAAATGGAAACGGAACCGCATGATGTGACGGTTTATTTTGATGGTGGATTTAATCGAGAAGAACGACTTGCAGGACTTGGCGCGGTCATTTATTTTCAACAAAATTCGAAAAATTATCGCTTACGAGTGAATCAGCAGGCGGACTATTTAGTTTCGAATAATGAAGCGGAATACGCAGCACTTTATTTTGCATTGGATTTATTTGATGAGCTCGGTGTGCACCATCAGGAAGTGGCGATTTATGGTGATTCGCAAGTGGTTATTAAGGAATTGAATGGTGAATGGGCAGTGACCGATAATGTACTTTCGAAGTGGGCGGATCGCATTGAACATAAGCTCGAACAATTGGGAATTACACCTGTTTATACACATATTGACCGAGCAAAAAATGATGAAGCGGATCAACTAGCCAATCAAGCGCTTGCAGGGACTGCTATCCATGCGCAAAAAGAGATTCGGAAAAGGTAA
- a CDS encoding metal-sensing transcriptional repressor has protein sequence MEYETKTKSRLKRIEGQIRGILRMMEEGQDCKDVITQLSAVRSGVDRTIGVIVSENLVTCVRESEGDEEKMNDSIQQAVNLLVKSR, from the coding sequence ATGGAATATGAAACAAAAACAAAAAGTCGTTTAAAACGCATAGAAGGTCAAATTCGTGGAATACTGCGCATGATGGAAGAGGGGCAAGACTGTAAAGATGTCATTACTCAGCTGTCAGCAGTCCGTTCTGGTGTAGATCGTACAATTGGTGTCATTGTAAGTGAAAATTTAGTGACATGTGTACGTGAAAGCGAAGGCGACGAAGAAAAAATGAATGATTCAATTCAACAAGCCGTAAACTTACTAGTAAAAAGCCGTTAA
- the pgeF gene encoding peptidoglycan editing factor PgeF: MKQKFYVQNEKIIAGITLKDASHAEQNNMAFNVCQNKISVLENRQQLADVLQTDIGQFVCANQTHSANFLKVEKEHIGLGAHDYESSVLNTDALYTFEKNIVISSFTADCVPVLFYNPKIELIGAIHSGWQGSVKEITRHLFEHLKTNEACQMSDLQVFIGPALSQEKFEVDTDVYEQFKALGYADDFMYYNDATNKYHIDNQLTVQKQCELAGVPTENIQLDPMCTFLDESGFSYRQSKQAGRHLSFIMQK; the protein is encoded by the coding sequence ATGAAGCAAAAATTTTACGTGCAAAATGAAAAAATAATCGCGGGCATTACACTAAAGGATGCCTCCCATGCAGAACAAAATAATATGGCATTCAATGTTTGCCAAAACAAAATTTCAGTTTTGGAAAATCGACAACAGCTTGCTGATGTGCTGCAAACGGATATCGGTCAATTTGTTTGTGCCAATCAAACGCATAGTGCCAATTTTTTAAAGGTGGAAAAAGAGCATATCGGTTTAGGTGCGCATGATTATGAAAGTTCCGTTTTAAATACCGACGCCTTGTACACATTTGAAAAAAACATTGTCATTAGTAGTTTTACTGCGGATTGTGTCCCAGTGCTCTTTTACAATCCGAAAATCGAATTAATTGGTGCGATTCACTCAGGCTGGCAAGGCTCCGTAAAGGAAATTACGCGCCATTTATTCGAGCACTTAAAAACAAATGAAGCTTGTCAAATGAGTGATTTACAAGTTTTCATCGGTCCTGCACTCAGTCAGGAAAAATTTGAGGTGGATACCGATGTGTATGAACAATTCAAAGCACTCGGCTATGCGGATGATTTTATGTATTACAATGATGCAACGAATAAATATCATATTGACAACCAGTTAACCGTGCAAAAGCAATGTGAATTAGCTGGTGTACCTACTGAAAATATTCAACTTGATCCGATGTGCACGTTTTTAGATGAATCTGGTTTTTCTTATCGTCAATCAAAACAAGCTGGGCGCCATTTGAGCTTTATTATGCAAAAATAA
- a CDS encoding YdcF family protein codes for MKKWLFVVFGVTIISSGVLYVWLGNEMDRGVEKKASGENEYAIILGAKVNPGGVPSLSLANRLQVATDYLHKYPHVIAVVSGGQGADEDRTEASVMKDYLLAEGIAPERILVEDEATSTYENLLYSKRLLPEDVTKITIISNDFHLKRASYLAEKIGFQPDIVAAPTPKIVEAKMRLRERLALLKTYVVGQ; via the coding sequence ATGAAGAAATGGCTGTTCGTCGTTTTTGGTGTGACGATAATAAGTAGCGGTGTTTTATACGTTTGGTTAGGGAATGAAATGGATCGTGGTGTTGAAAAAAAGGCATCTGGCGAAAATGAATACGCCATTATTTTAGGCGCGAAAGTCAATCCAGGTGGTGTTCCATCCTTATCATTAGCGAACCGTTTGCAAGTCGCAACAGACTACTTACATAAATATCCGCATGTCATCGCCGTTGTTTCTGGCGGGCAAGGCGCGGATGAGGACCGGACAGAAGCATCGGTAATGAAGGACTATTTACTCGCAGAAGGCATTGCACCTGAGCGCATACTCGTGGAGGATGAAGCAACATCTACATATGAAAATTTACTCTATTCCAAACGATTACTGCCTGAGGATGTAACGAAGATCACCATTATTTCGAACGATTTCCACTTAAAACGTGCAAGCTATTTAGCTGAAAAGATTGGATTTCAACCAGATATCGTCGCTGCCCCTACCCCGAAAATCGTCGAAGCCAAAATGCGCCTACGTGAACGGTTAGCACTGCTCAAGACCTATGTTGTTGGGCAGTGA